The Obesumbacterium proteus DNA window GGAAGCGTAGTTTTAAACGCAAAATCAATCAGCGGCATTTCAGATGCTTTAGCAGCCAGCACCACGTCACCTGAGGTTGGTGCCAGAATAATCGCAGCCGGAGACGCACAGATTGCGGCCGCAGCACCTCGACTAATCCCAACGTTCACCATCACGGGGAACAGCGTCGCCATCAGCAACACACCCAGCCCAGTAGCCGATGAAACGGCCAGTGACATCAGGCAAGCAACAAAATACGCCGCAATCATCAATAAATAGGGAGAATTGATGTACTGTAAGGGACGAGATGCCAGCTTCACCACCATGTCATTCGCCCCGATGTGGGTCATATAGGCAGCAAATCCACACAGCATCATGATCATCATGCCTAAATCGCCACCACGGCTCATAAGCAAGACTTTAATATATTCTACAATGTCAGTTGCGCTAAGCCCTGTCGGTTTTGCGCTCGCGGGTAATATCTGATGCCCCATCAAAGCACTAATAATCAGCAGTAAGATCCCGCCAACCATTAATACCCCGGTAGCCGAATAGCCTTTGATGATGTATCGGCCAACCCCCGTTGCCACGATGACACCAATTAACAACTCAATCATATAAAAGCCTCTATAGGTATTGCTTTAAATAAGTTCTCTACGGAACTTGAATAGCCTCAATGGCGAAAAAATAAACGAAAGTACCGCCGCTGCGCCAGTTAACCGATTAAACCATCGAACTCTGCCGAAAAAAGCAGACGATTTTACTGACTTTGGTCAACGATTTCCCGTGTTTGTTTGTGCCGTAACAAGTTTGTGATTAGCCGCTTGCTTCAAGGCATCCCAGTTGCATTTCATCTTTTTTTAGAAATAAGAAAGAATCAGAAATAGAAAAGCCGCAGCAAAACTGCTGCGGCTTAATGCAAAACCAGACCTGAAGGACTTAAAGCTTCTTCAGCAAGCGCTCTATGTCTTTCTTCTCTTTCGAATCTTGGTGTTTTCCAAGCCAATTATTCAAGGCATCTTTGGCTTTTTGCTCAAGCTCGCTGCGCAAGACCTTATCCACATCCAGCGAGTGGCTCAGCTCCTGCCAAGGACCATAAATTCGCAATGGGATCACCGCTTTTTGTAAGGCTTGAACCACGTTGCTTTTGCCCTTCCATCCATCAAGGACGCGAACATTTAAGTTCATATCGCAGCGTTGTTTGTTCAGATTTATCAGCCCTGACCCACCTGCGGTTAAAATTTCAGAGCGACCAAAGAACTGAGTAATGCGTAAATTCCCCTGTCGCAGTACGGTATCCGCTTTAAGCTCTTGAATTTTGGTGTAGTCCGTATAGCTATCGGCAGCGGTAACCTCTGAGTGGCTACGCACGACAGCTTGCTGTATCAACTGCTGAATATTCATACCGTTAAGCCGTGCGTTAGCCATCGATATATGGGCGTGACCGTCCCAGCGCTGCATCACGTCTACTAAAGTAACGCCTGAGCCACTAAACTTTCCGGTTAACGTGAGATCGCCAGTAAACGTTTCTGGCTGCCCAAACGCATGTAAAACTGGCCCCATTGCAATATTTTCTATCTGCGGCGTGAGCGTCATTTGCGCAGGCTGGTTATCAGCAACAGATATAGTCCCTTGCGTTTTAAACGATCCATGACCTAGTTTCCCACTAAGATCCTGCAATATCGCTGTACCCTGCTGATTTTGTGCCTGCAAAGAAAAATCAGCAATCGTCAGTCCATGATAGATAATTTGGTTAGCCTGAATTTTTACGTCAGCATTAAAGTCGCGTAAAAATGCCATGTCATCTGCCGGGGAGGCAGGCTGGGAATTAGAGGTCACGGGCGAACGAGGGCTAGTCTGCTGAGATGTATTGGCATTTCCGGCGTCGGAATCACTCGGCGGTTGCCAGCCCAATAAATTATCTAGATTGAGCGCCGCTGATTTTAAATCAACCTTGTATGTTGACTCACCATTGGCCTGCATTGAACCTTGAACGCGGCCCTGAAGCTGACTTTGGTTAGCCGTTATCTGTAGATTTGAGATATCCAACAACTGAGGCTGTAATTGATAGCTAACCGTTGCGCTCCCCTGCCCTGCAATCCCGTCCGTAGGCAGTCCAACGCCAGCCAAGAGATAGTCAAAGCTGGAAACAACGGCGCTATAGCGCTGTGGGTAGCTACTCAAATCAACATTTGCGGCCAGCTTAAAGCTGAGGTCGCGTTGGTTACGATTAATACGGCTTGAAAACTCGATATAGGCTTGGCGTTCACTGTCTTGATCGATCGACAGGTTAATGTCACGCATATTAATTTGGTCGTCTTTATCTTGTTGCCAAATTAACAAACTGTCTTTGACCTGAACTTTTTTAATGTTCAGCTTCCACGCAACATCTTTAGAGGGTTCGCGCGAACCCGATGGAGCAATCGGTGAATTCTCCGGCTTCTGCGCATCGCTGTCTGGCGTTAAGCGAATCACCGCGCCCTTCAGCATTACCTGTTTAACGTCAAGCTGATGAGATAAGAGTGGCCACAAGGCAACGTCCAAACGCATGTTTTCCGCGCTAACCACGGGCTGTGCAGCGCCTGGGGCCGTCAGCGACATCCGCCCAGACAAAATGCTAAGACGAGGCCAAACGTGCCAACGCAGAGAACCATCTAGCTGTAAGTCATAACCTGTACGCTGCTGCACTTCTTTCGCCATATAGCCACGAAAGTCATTAGGATTCACCAGCAATACCAGCGCCGTCATACCAACAGCTAACACAACCAGTAAAATGACTATGGTCGTCAGAAATCGTCTCATGCCATCCTCTATCTCAAGGCAAGCGTTGTAAAACCGCAGTGTTTAGATTCGAGATAAACTGCATCGAAAGCTCACACCAGCGGCAATTATACACATCAATCTTTATCGATACGGCTCGCGACTGCGCCCTGCTGGTCACGATATTTTGCATCTTGGCGGCTGTTGTAAGGACGTGCAGCGGGGCCTGATAATGGTTCAAAACTCAGCGCGCCAATCGGCATTCCCGGACGCAATGCCAAAGGCAATTTTCCGGAATTATAAAACTCTAAAACGATACATCCCTGCCAGCCGGGATCGATGCGATGTGCGGTAACGTGCACCATTAAGCCTAGGCGTGCAAGCGACGAGCGTCCATCCAGCCAGCCAACTAAATCAGCGGGTAATGTCACAGATTCTAGCGTAACGGCTAACGCCAATTCGCCAGGGTGCAAGAAAAAGGCCTCTTCTTCACCGAGGATGATTTCATCGCTCATGACACGTTCTAGCGCTTCGGCAACTTCCGCCTTTGGTCCACTCAGATCGATATAAGGTGCTGTATGCCCGCGGAAAACACGAAACTTATTTCCCAAACGCACGTCGACGGTGGCACCGTTGATACGATCTACCGGTGGGCGAGGTGAAATAGTGAGTTTTCCCGCGTCTAGCCAAGCTTCAATATCGCGGTCACAAAGTCTCATGGTTTTCTCTCCGTTACAGGCAAAGCAGCAATGGCTGCAAACTAAGAAGACATAGTACCTGAACCCCTAATATTCTGAAATGATTCAAACGGTTTGTTGCTTTTAAAATAGGCATCGTTTCCCAAAAATAATAACAATGAACAAAATTGAGTGACAAAAAAGCCCGCATTAAGCGGGCTTTAATAGAAAACGAAATCAATTATTCAAAAAACTGGCTGATTTTGGCTTTCAGAATATCAATCGCGATACGATTTTTCCCACCGCGTGGCACGATAATATCGGCATATTGCTTAGACGGCTCAATAAACTGCAGGAACATTGGGCGTACCGTTTTTTGATACTGAGCCATAACAGAATCCATTGAACGACCACGCTCGTTAACGTCACGTTTCATTCGGCGCATGAGGCAAATATCGAGCGGAGTATCAACAAAGATGGAGAAGTTCAGTTCATTACGCAGGCGCGCATCGGTCAGCAATAAAATGCCTTCCAGAATAATAACTTTCTTAGGTTCTAAATGAATGGTGCCTTGCTTGCGGGTATGTTCAACGTAGCTATACTGCGGAAGTTCGATGGCTTTGCCTGCTTTTAACATTTGCAAATGCTGAAACAGCAAGCTGTGGTCCATCGAACTTGGGTGATCGTAGTTCGTTTTAACCCGCTCTTCCATCGTCAGATCGCTTTGGTCTTTATAGTAACAATCTTCCGGGATCACACCGATGTGCTCCTCACCCACTTGTTCACGTAATTCACGATAAAGTGTGCTGGCGATCAAACTTTTGCCTGAGGCAGATGCGCCCGTGATGCCAATAATGACGCACTGATGGGAGTTGTCAGTCATATAATTTTTAAGACCTGGTGTTAAATGTTCGACGGGAGGCTAAGCAGAGACAGCTCAGGGCTGCGTGCTTGGGACGCGGCAATTATAGGGAGTTACGCGGGCTGATACCAGAATTTTGCAGGTTTTAATCAGTGAAAATACGGACACCAGCTGGGATGCCCGTTTTATATTCAAAATGTCATAGCCACGTTTACAACGCGCGGAATGCAATCTCAGTAGGAATTGATTCACCCTGCCAGTACAGTTGAGCCGCAACGTTAGCCGCTAACTGACGGTAAATCAGTGAGAATTCGCTGTCTGGACGGCAGGCCATGGTTGGCTCACCGCGGTCCAAATCCTCGCGCAGTGAAATATGCAGCGGCAGCTGGCCGAGCAGGCGGATTTTATATTTTTCTGCCAGTTTTTCTGCGCCACCGGTACCAAAGATCGGCTCGTGGAATCCGCAGTTGCTGCACACATGGATACTCATGTTCTCGACCACGCCCAATACTGGCACATGGACTTTCTCAAACATGACGATACCTTTCATGGCATCCAACAGCGCAATATCCTGCGGCGTCGTCACAACCACTGCGCCGGTAACGGGGATGTTCTGCGCTAGCGTAAGCTGGATGTCACCGGTGCCCGGAGGCATATCCAGCACCAAATAATCCAAATCTGGCCACAGCGTATCTTGCAGCAATTGCAGCAACGCTTTGCTCGCCATTGGGCCACGCCATACCATCGCGTTATCGTCAGTCACCAAATATCCGATGGAATTTGTTGCCAGGCCATGCGCCATGATCGGCGCCATATGCTGACCGTCAGGTGACGTAGGACGCTCGTTTGGCGTACCTAACATCATTGGAATCGATGGGCCATAGATATCGGCGTCTAAAATCCCGACCTTCGCGCCTTCAGCGGCTAATGCCAGCGCCAGATTCACAGCGGTACTGGATTTACCCACCCCGCCCTTGCCAGAACTCACGGCAATAATGTTACGAACACCTTTAACTCCGGCCTGATCGTTGGCTCGTTTCAAGGTCGCAATATTATGTGACAGACGCCATTCAACCGCTTTTGCACCGCTCACGCGCAACAGCTCGGCGCTGGTCGCCTCTTTCAAGGCAGAAAAACCACTTTGCCACGCAAATGGCATCATCAGTTCAATATGCAGGGTGTTATCGAGCAATGCACAATGATGCAGAGCTTTAAGCGCACTCAGCGGGTGATTTAGTGTTGGGTGGGTAAAGGCAGCGAGAATTTCACTGACCTGCGTCCGCGGTGCTTCGGGAGTGGACGTTTCATGGGATTTATTGCTCATCCCGGCTCCTTGTGTCATTCATTTTTATCTTCAGATGGCGCTGTAAAGCGTATTTATGCCCCAAATAATTCGAGCTGTATGAAGGTGGCGACGCAGTGACCCCTCTGCGCTTACTTGAGTAAGTGACAGGGATAAGCGAGTAAAGCCAACGCACATGCAACTTGAAGTATGACGGGTATATATTTGTCCGCTGACATAATTCACTTATACAGCCATTTTGCTAATCGACAGAACATTAATAAGCATACCAGAAGTCGATTCACTGCGCGTTAAGCAACTTACTTTCCCTGCATTAACAAAGAAAATCACTTAACAAACACAGCAGCCTAGCGGCATTGAACTCAATCAGGTAACATCTTTAGCACCGTTCCATTCTTAAAAGAGACAGCAAATCCACTATGGCTTCAGTCACCTCCCAAGCAAGCGCAAGAAAAATTCTAGTGACGTGCGCGCTTCCGTACGCCAACGGCTCAATTCACCTCGGCCACATGCTCGAGCACATTCAGGCAGACGTATGGGTTCGTTTTCAGCGAATGCGCGGCAACGAAGTGCACTTTATCTGCGCGGACGATGCCCACGGGACACCTATCATGCTGAAAGCTCAGCAGTTAGGCATTGAGCCTGAGCAGATGATTGCTGCCGTGAGTCAGGAACATCAGAAAGATTTCTCCGACTTTAATATTAGCTACGACAATTACCACTCCACGCACAGCGAAGAGAACCGTGAACTGTCTAGCCTGATTTATGGTCGTCTGAAAGAAAATGGTTTTATTAAAAACCGCACTATCTCTCAGCTTTACGATCCGGAAAAAGGCATGTTCCTGCCAGACCGTTTCGTGAAAGGCACCTGCCCGAAATGTAAGTCACCAGACCAATATGGCGATAACTGCGAAGTTTGCGGCGCGACCTATAGCCCAACCGAGCTTATCGAGCCTAAGTCTGTCGTCTCTGGTGCCACGCCAATTATGCGTGAATCCGAGCACTTCTTCTTCGACCTGCCGTCATTTAGCGAAATGCTGCAAGCATGGACCCGTTCTGGTGCACTGCAAGAACAAGTCGCGAACAAGATGCAGGAATGGTTTGAATCTGGCCTACAGCAGTGGGATATCACCCGCGATGCGCCATATTTTGGATTTGAGATTCCTGATGCGCCGGGTAAATATTTCTACGTCTGGCTAGATGCGCCTATCGGCTACATGGGTTCATTTAAAAACCTGTGCGACAAGCGCGGCGATCTAGGCTTTGACGAGTTCTGGAGAAAAGACTCTTCTACCGAGCTGTATCACTTCATCGGTAAAGATATCGTCTACTTCCACAGCCTGTTCTGGCCTGCCATGTTGGAAGGCAGCAACTTCCGCAAGCCAAGTAACGTATTCGTTCATGGCTATGTCACCGTCAACGGTGCCAAAATGTCCAAATCCCGTGGCACCTTTATTCAGGCACGCACTTATCTGGATCATTTGGATGCCGATTGTCTGCGCTACTACTACGCGGCGAAACTTTCTTCGCGTATCGACGATATCGACCTGAATCTGGAAGACTTCGTACAGCGTGTGAATGCCGATATCGTTAACAAAGTCGTGAACTTAGCTTCTCGTAACGCAGGCTTCATCAACAAACGCTTTGGCGGCAAGCTGTCTGAACACTTAGCCGATCCTGCGCTTTATCAGACCTTTGTTGACGCTGCGGATGAAATTGCTCAAGCCTATGAAAGCCGTGAGTCAGGTAAAGCTATTCGTGAAATCATGGCGTTAGCCGATCTGGCCAACCGTTATGTCGATGAACAAGCGCCGTGGGTCGTCGCAAAACAAGAAGGCCGCGATGCTGATTTACAAGCCATCTGCTCAATGGGGATTAACCTGTTCCGCGTTCTGATGACTTACCTAAAACCGGTTCTGCCTTCATTAAGCGAGCGTACTGAAGCGTTCCTGAATACCGAACTGACTTGGGATAGCACCTCCCAACCATTACTCGACCATCAGGTTAACGCGTTCAAAGCGCTGTTTAACCGTATCGAAATGACAAAAGTTGAAGCGATGATTGAAGAAGGCAAAGCCGCTGCGGCAGCTGCCGTTGCAGCATCTAAACCAGCGACCGGTCCATTAGCTGACGAGCCGATTCAAGATACCATCACCTTTGATGATTTCGCCAAAGTGGATATGCGCATTGCTGAAATCAAAAGTGCCGAGTTCGTTGAAGGTTCGGATAAATTGCTGAAGCTGATGCTGGATCTGGGCGGTGAAACCCGTCAGGTATTCTCCGGTATTCGCTCTGCGTATCCAGATCCAAGCGTGTTGGTTGGCCGTTTAACCGTGATGGTGGCTAACTTGGCTCCACGTAAAATGCGCTTTGGCATGTCCGAAGGCATGGTAATGGCTGCGGGTCCTGGCGGAAAAGATATCTTCCTGCTCAGCCCTGACAGCGGTGCACAGCCGGGTCATCAGGTTAAATAATTTCCTGAACCGACAAAAAACCCGCCAGATTGGCGGGTTTTTTTATGCAATACGTTCAACTAAACAATAAATTAGAACGTGTAATCCGCAGCCACAAAGTAGCGACGGCCTTCTTCGTTATAGCTGTAATCATCACGGTTCAGATCTTTATCCAACAGGTTCAACACGCCCGCGCGCAGCTTCAGATCTTTGGTCATCTGATAAGCACCACCGGTGTTCCAAACGGTGTAACCGCCAGATGGTTTATCCGCGTTAGTCACGACGCGACGTTTACCGGAATAGTTAGCCGATACATAGAATGACCAGTCTTCGATTGGCTTCCAATCCAACGTGCTGTTCGCCGTATGGAACGGTTGGGTACTCAATGGACGGTCGTTGGTTAGGTCACGTGCATCGTTGTAGGTGTAGTTCATGCTCATGCTTATCGCATCGGTAAACGGCACTTTCAACTCGGTTTCAACACCCTTGATGCGCGCTTTATCAACGTTGTAGTAACGGAAAATGGGCTTATGATTTTTATCAAAACCAATAAAGTTCGGATAGGAAGGCGCTATCGCTGCATTTGCAGTACGAGTCACGTTAATCATGTCCTTCACGTTGTTTTGGAACACCGTCACGCTGGCATTAACACCGTCCAATATCCCTTCATCACCGGCATAGTACAAGCCCAGTTCAAAGCTTTCGGAGGTTTCGGGATCCAAATCCTTGTTACCGACAATAGTACAATCCCCGCGGCAAGAAGCTGACTGCCAATCAGGGCTCAGTTCTAATAACGATGGCGCTTTAAACGCGGTTGCCCAGCCACCTTTTACCGTCACGGTGTCCGTTGCGTTATAGACTAAATAGGCACGCGGGCTCCAGTGAACGCCATAATCTTCGTGGTTATCCATACGAACGCCGCCGATGAAGGCCAACGGCTCGAAGATCCGCCATTCATCTTCCACAAACAGCGCGTATTGATTGGCCGACGTTGAACCGCTGCCTTTCAGATTACCCGGATCGCTCAGTTTATCGTTACGGTATTCGCCGCCCAGTGTGAATAGCTGATTCAGTTCGCCGAGAGGAACAACAACTTTGCCGTCGATGGCGTTATTTTTCGCCGTGATGCGGTTTTCATTGTAGTTATCAATCTTTTCACCATAGGCGCGAATTTCGGTGTTCGCTAAATCCCAACGCCCATTGTGTCCAATCGAGTAGTTCTGACGTTCCAGACGGTTTTTATCCAAAGAATCAGAATCACGATCCTGACGGTCAAAACCGTAACCAAAGGTCATGTCCTGATTTGCTTCTGGGGTCCATGCGAACTCAACGTTAGCATCACGCGTGGTGTACCCTTCAATACGCCCCGATTCACCCGTTTTGCTGGTCGCCGATTTCTGGGCATCATCTTTTTCACGCTTGCCCAAATTGCCAAAGACCTTTACCCCTAGAACATCATCAATCAACGGGCCGCTGGTGTAGAAGCTACCGTTATAGCTGTCGCCGCGATCGCGATGCTCTTGAATAGTGCTATCGGCACTCAGGGAACCGTGCCACTCTTTACCCACTTTACGGGTAATAATGTTCACTACGCCGCCTAAAGCATCGGAGCCATATAGCGAAGACATTGGGCCGCGCACCACTTCGATACGCTCAATTGCCTCGGCCGGCACCCAGCTTAGGTCATAGTCGTTATGACGAAACACCGCTGTGCGTGAACTCACGCGCTTACCATCCACCAAGATCAGCGTATAGCTACTGTCTAAGCCACGGATACTCACGCCTTTGCGGTTATCACCTTCGTTAGTCAGCTGCACGCCCGGCACTTCTTGCAGAATGTCTTTCAAGTTCTGAATCGGCTTTTTAGCCAAGTCTTCGCGTGTAATAACGCTAATACTTGCTGGTGCATCTTTCAGGTTTTGTTCAGTTGCTGAAGCGGTGACAACCATCACATCGTCCCCTTCCGCGGCCATCACTGGTGCTGCTGCGATGAATAACGGTACGCAAAGCCCCCCGCGCAATAAAGTTGCTAACGGGTTAAGTTTTGCCTTAGCCATTTGGTCAATCTCCATGAGGTTAAATTTAAATAATTATTAGAATGATTATTATTTAATAGGTGTGGCGCTCTTATGACGCCGTTCAGCCCACTTTTTTACTTCAATAAAAATGCCTACTTCTATAAAAACGTCTGTTCTGGTGATAGACAAAAGCTATCGCATCGGGCTATCCGCAACGGATAGCCCAATTAACTGATTAACAGGTAGCGCCGTTATTCATGCGCTGGCAGGGAAAGGGTTAGATGGAGGGTTCCGCAACCAATCCGTCGATCACAACCTGAGGCATTCCCTGCGAACAGTGTTCTATGCGTCCACGGACGCCATACACGCGAGCCAAACTTTCTGGCGTAATCACTTCAGCGGGTTTGCCATCCGCAATCAGCTTTCCGTTTTCTAACATCAATACATGATCGCCATGACGCAGCGCGATATTGATATCGTGCACTACCACCACGGTGACAATATTGCGGCGCGCAGTTTCACGGCGTACCAAGTCCATCACATGGAACTGATAATTCAAATCCAAGGCACTCAGCGGTTCATCAAGCAGCAACAGCGAAGGCTGGCGAATCAATGATTGCGCCAATCCCACCAGCTGCTTTTGACCACCAGACAGCTGATCCAAATAACTCAGCGCTAAATGTGAAATTCCAAGCTGCTCCAGCAAACGCATCACTTCGGTTTCATTGCCTTGGCGGCCCAGACCACCGGACGCTCGCTGCGCCACGATAATCGACTCCAACACATGAAGATGAACGCCCGCCGGTAAAGACTGCGGCAAATAAACCACCTGCTTGGCTCGTTCACTGAATGGCTGTGCCATCAAATCGTTGCCATCGAGTAAAAGCTGGCCAGAAGCGCGATTTAACCCTGCCAAAGAGCGCAGCAACGTGGATTTTCCACAGCCGTTTGGCCCTAACAAAACGGTGATTTTTCCACGCGGCAGCGTGGATACACACAGGTCCTCAATCACCGCACGGCGCGGGTATCCCGCATTAAAATGCGAAATTTCTAAGCCAAGATTCATACATTCCCCCTATGGCGCAAAATGATGCTTAGGAAGAAAGGTACGCCCACCAGCGATGTCACAATACCGACAGGAATAATTACGCCAGGGATCAGATTTTTTGACGCCACGGACGCCATTGACAGCACCAGTGCGCCAATCAATGCGCTGGCAGGTAAATAAAACCGATGATCTTCACCGAAAATCAAACGAGCAATATGGGGAGCCACTAAGCCGATAAAACCAATCGGCCCCACAAACGCCACGGCTAATGCAGACAAAATACTGATGCGCAGCAAAGTGCCCAAACGCAGACGTTTAACATCGATACCAAAACTCACGGCACGATCTTCACCTAAGCGCAGCGCGGTTAATTTCCACGAACTCATCATTGAAATCGGCATCAGAATGGCAAAGGCCAACAGTAAAATGCCCAGTTTTTCCCATGAGGCACGCGCAAGACTACCCATGGTCCAGAAAACCAAACCTTGCAACGTATCTTCGGTGGCAATGAACTGCATCATCGAAACCAAAGCGTTAAAGGTAAAGACCAGCGCAATACCAAACAGCACCACGCCCGATGTCGCAACTCGCGTCCAGCGCGTAATACCGTCCAGCATCAAGGCCGCGAACAACGCAAAAATAAAGGCGTTTGCGGAGATAAACCACTGATCGGGAATGCCCGGAAAACCGATACCTAAAACAATCGCCAGCGCGGCACCAAAGGCCGCCGCGGAAGACACGCCCAGCGTGAACGGGCTGGCCAGCGGGTTATTCAGGATGGTTTGCATCTCAGCACCGGCTAACCCCAACGCTAAGCCGACAACGATAGCCATCAACGCATAAGGCAGACGAATATCCCAAACAATAACGCGGGTGCCTGCATCCGCGATTTCGGGCTGCCACAGCGTTTGCCATAACGTACTTAATGACAAACCGGAGGGCCCCATAGTGAAATCAAGGATTAGCGATCCTAAGATGGCTAACAAAATAACGCCCATTATCATCAAACGATGGCGCACAATACGCTGGTAATGACCTTTGACTTCGCTGGCATCATAACGTTTTGCAGCGCTCATTGGCTCAGTGGTTGAACTCATGTTGTTACCTGTGACAGGTCAACCCCGCTGGCGGCGGCTGGCAGGGTTGATTCTTATTACTGATTCGACGCTTTAGCATCAACCCAATAGGTGCCGCTTGGGTCGACAGCAAGGAACTGCTGATACATGGAATCCATGGTCTTTTTAGGATCTAACGAAGCAAACTTCTCTGGATAAATCCATTTAGCAAAGGCTTGAACTGCCAAAACGTTATATGGCGAGTTGTAGTAGCTGTGCCAGATAGCATGAGAATTGCCATCCTGCACCGCTTTCAGCGTGCTGATACCGGTACGCTGCATCGCCGAATTCAAGCTGTCTCTTGCCTGTTGCTCGGTGACCTTCGCACCTAACTTAATGCCGGGATCTTTAGCATCGGGGGCTTTCGCACCGCTAGCGATGTAAACATCTGGATTGGCAGACAACACTTTTTCGAGGTTAATTTGCCCAAGTGCGCCCGGCAGTAAGCCTTTCGCGATATTGTTACCACCGGCCAAATCAATGAAATCACCCATATTGCCGTTACCCGCGGTACCACAGCAGTCATCGCTGGTCGCCGCTTTTAGCTCAATGAACACGCTAGGCTTTTGGCTATCAGGGATCTTGCTGGTGACATCAGTAACCAAGCGCACATTGTCTTGATAGAAATTGATGTAATTCTCAGCCTGCTGTTCACGGTGCAGAACTTTGCCCAGCAAACGCATACTCGGTAAGGTATTTTTCAGCGGTGAAGTGCGGAAATCGACAAACACCACCGGCACACCGGCTTTTTCCAGCTGTTTCACCAGTTGGCTATCGCGACCAGGGCCATGGCCTGAGAGGCCGAAGATCGCCACGTCAGGGTTTAGCGTCAATACTTTTTCTGGGCTGACGCTATCTGCGGTGGTGTTACCAATCAGAGGGATTTTATCGATTTCAGGGAATTTAGCCTGATAGACAGAGTACGTCTGTGGGTCGAGTTTGCGGAAGTCACCTTGCCAACCCACAATGCGGTCGAACGGTTTTTTCCTTCAAGCAGGGAGACTGCATAGAATAAACGCCCTTCTCCAAGAAGAATTCGGTCAACCTTAGCCGGGATTTCTACGCTACGTCCGGCGATATCCGTCACCGTGGCAGCCCAAGAACTGATACTTCCCATCAGAGTCGCCGCAGCGAGTAATTGAATACCCCAACGCGATTTTCTTCCATTAACGGTGTCTTTCACCTTCACCACTCCTGCTCTAATTCCATAAGTGCACAAAATGGTAAAGCAAATGATAATACTTATCAATGTGATTTATTGGTTTTATTACCCCTATTTCTTATACTGTTAAGTCCGATAACTTATTCATTTCACTGTTCTTTTA harbors:
- the asmA gene encoding outer membrane assembly protein AsmA, with the translated sequence MRRFLTTIVILLVVLAVGMTALVLLVNPNDFRGYMAKEVQQRTGYDLQLDGSLRWHVWPRLSILSGRMSLTAPGAAQPVVSAENMRLDVALWPLLSHQLDVKQVMLKGAVIRLTPDSDAQKPENSPIAPSGSREPSKDVAWKLNIKKVQVKDSLLIWQQDKDDQINMRDINLSIDQDSERQAYIEFSSRINRNQRDLSFKLAANVDLSSYPQRYSAVVSSFDYLLAGVGLPTDGIAGQGSATVSYQLQPQLLDISNLQITANQSQLQGRVQGSMQANGESTYKVDLKSAALNLDNLLGWQPPSDSDAGNANTSQQTSPRSPVTSNSQPASPADDMAFLRDFNADVKIQANQIIYHGLTIADFSLQAQNQQGTAILQDLSGKLGHGSFKTQGTISVADNQPAQMTLTPQIENIAMGPVLHAFGQPETFTGDLTLTGKFSGSGVTLVDVMQRWDGHAHISMANARLNGMNIQQLIQQAVVRSHSEVTAADSYTDYTKIQELKADTVLRQGNLRITQFFGRSEILTAGGSGLINLNKQRCDMNLNVRVLDGWKGKSNVVQALQKAVIPLRIYGPWQELSHSLDVDKVLRSELEQKAKDALNNWLGKHQDSKEKKDIERLLKKL
- the dcd gene encoding dCTP deaminase is translated as MRLCDRDIEAWLDAGKLTISPRPPVDRINGATVDVRLGNKFRVFRGHTAPYIDLSGPKAEVAEALERVMSDEIILGEEEAFFLHPGELALAVTLESVTLPADLVGWLDGRSSLARLGLMVHVTAHRIDPGWQGCIVLEFYNSGKLPLALRPGMPIGALSFEPLSGPAARPYNSRQDAKYRDQQGAVASRIDKD
- the udk gene encoding uridine kinase, whose translation is MTDNSHQCVIIGITGASASGKSLIASTLYRELREQVGEEHIGVIPEDCYYKDQSDLTMEERVKTNYDHPSSMDHSLLFQHLQMLKAGKAIELPQYSYVEHTRKQGTIHLEPKKVIILEGILLLTDARLRNELNFSIFVDTPLDICLMRRMKRDVNERGRSMDSVMAQYQKTVRPMFLQFIEPSKQYADIIVPRGGKNRIAIDILKAKISQFFE
- the apbC gene encoding iron-sulfur cluster carrier protein ApbC — translated: MSNKSHETSTPEAPRTQVSEILAAFTHPTLNHPLSALKALHHCALLDNTLHIELMMPFAWQSGFSALKEATSAELLRVSGAKAVEWRLSHNIATLKRANDQAGVKGVRNIIAVSSGKGGVGKSSTAVNLALALAAEGAKVGILDADIYGPSIPMMLGTPNERPTSPDGQHMAPIMAHGLATNSIGYLVTDDNAMVWRGPMASKALLQLLQDTLWPDLDYLVLDMPPGTGDIQLTLAQNIPVTGAVVVTTPQDIALLDAMKGIVMFEKVHVPVLGVVENMSIHVCSNCGFHEPIFGTGGAEKLAEKYKIRLLGQLPLHISLREDLDRGEPTMACRPDSEFSLIYRQLAANVAAQLYWQGESIPTEIAFRAL
- the metG gene encoding methionine--tRNA ligase gives rise to the protein MASVTSQASARKILVTCALPYANGSIHLGHMLEHIQADVWVRFQRMRGNEVHFICADDAHGTPIMLKAQQLGIEPEQMIAAVSQEHQKDFSDFNISYDNYHSTHSEENRELSSLIYGRLKENGFIKNRTISQLYDPEKGMFLPDRFVKGTCPKCKSPDQYGDNCEVCGATYSPTELIEPKSVVSGATPIMRESEHFFFDLPSFSEMLQAWTRSGALQEQVANKMQEWFESGLQQWDITRDAPYFGFEIPDAPGKYFYVWLDAPIGYMGSFKNLCDKRGDLGFDEFWRKDSSTELYHFIGKDIVYFHSLFWPAMLEGSNFRKPSNVFVHGYVTVNGAKMSKSRGTFIQARTYLDHLDADCLRYYYAAKLSSRIDDIDLNLEDFVQRVNADIVNKVVNLASRNAGFINKRFGGKLSEHLADPALYQTFVDAADEIAQAYESRESGKAIREIMALADLANRYVDEQAPWVVAKQEGRDADLQAICSMGINLFRVLMTYLKPVLPSLSERTEAFLNTELTWDSTSQPLLDHQVNAFKALFNRIEMTKVEAMIEEGKAAAAAAVAASKPATGPLADEPIQDTITFDDFAKVDMRIAEIKSAEFVEGSDKLLKLMLDLGGETRQVFSGIRSAYPDPSVLVGRLTVMVANLAPRKMRFGMSEGMVMAAGPGGKDIFLLSPDSGAQPGHQVK